The sequence TAAGCAAAGCAAGCCACCCGACTGCCGGTCAAACTCCATCACTGCGAGAGCCAAGAACCTGAGTGTGCCATCGGATAGGTCCCTTGCAGGATGAATCGTGCCATCCCGAGTGCGCACCTGCAGGGTGAATCGCTCGCGTGTTTCGTCACGATCAACAATCACCTCGCGAACATCCTCGAGCAGAGACGCCAGACGATTGGCGACTTGTGCGTAAATAGCGGTAGCTCTGGATTCATCCGGCATGCTGCTCCCATTAGTGGTGGAACGGCGGGCGAGATGATAAAGGGTTGCCGCTATATGCGAACCATCGCTTCCCATGCGCGGCGGAGCAGTGAATTCGTCAGGACGGCGGAGTGCGGAACTCTCAAGTTGCAGCAGTCGCCAAGATTGCATTTCGCGTCGAACCAGCAGAGCGGTGGGATATTCGCCGGTTTGGACGGTACTCAGCATCGTGCGTGGCAGTGCGGATGCCGGGCGAGCCAGCAAGCGACCGGATCGCCCATCTTGATGCATTCGAACAATGCGTTGTCCAGCCTGCTCCTCGGTAGATACGAATTCAGAAGTGCGACGCCCTTGAAGAACGGAGTCACGCCACTCTTTACTTGCAGGAAACAAAAGATGTTCGGACGCGTCCCGCAGACGCATCGGAACAAGGGTTTCTTCCAAGACTTCCAAGGGACCAGCCTCCGAGTGACTTGGGTCTTGGTCTCGCCAACCAAGCTTGAGCACGTAGCGGACCAGTGTGATAGAAGCTTCTACAGGTTGCCCGAGGTCATCAAGCCCCTGCTTCGGCAAAATCATC comes from Verrucomicrobiota bacterium and encodes:
- a CDS encoding AAA family ATPase; the protein is MLTRLKVSGFKNLVDVDVRLGPFTCIAGANGVGKSNLFDAIQLLSTLTERTLTEAVLSVRDESRRTGDVRGIFHRIGEKNDALMSFEAEMILPKQGLDDLGQPVEASITLVRYVLKLGWRDQDPSHSEAGPLEVLEETLVPMRLRDASEHLLFPASKEWRDSVLQGRRTSEFVSTEEQAGQRIVRMHQDGRSGRLLARPASALPRTMLSTVQTGEYPTALLVRREMQSWRLLQLESSALRRPDEFTAPPRMGSDGSHIAATLYHLARRSTTNGSSMPDESRATAIYAQVANRLASLLEDVREVIVDRDETRERFTLQVRTRDGTIHPARDLSDGTLRFLALAVMEFDRQSGGLLCLEEPENGIHPRRVPVMLELLQDMAADTYAPCDEGNPLRQVIVNTHSPSVFQQVPDDSVLLAELVEDVRSTPGEASPIRFNKLQFSSMENTWRTAKIKNHRITDKGKLLAYLNPSASERDNHPLRRRVMDREDMQLLLNMPSNG